Proteins from a genomic interval of Epinephelus fuscoguttatus linkage group LG16, E.fuscoguttatus.final_Chr_v1:
- the LOC125903808 gene encoding follistatin-related protein 1-like: MLTISVLLLPLLLSSPPVSSSPLAKDQSVCARTFCGAGRECVSTDRGEPVCRCLEQCDVTEHWVCGSNGRSYRNHCELHRDACITHTKIHVEHRGHCLEKPTQADVSPIVCFLSDRDWLRDRVIQWIQEEVESNSLTSNETSASQLLQTYFKTYDDGDSELDSKEFLSFLKHNETALNITYSNTLETNMLLRSLCVDALIELSDENADWKLSLTEFINCLTPTYHPYERKCALEDEVFEDGAETRMECNKCVCACGNWVCTALTCNGEHQVEEDVEDGAEEEEMTEEEWSRRVAELNALQDSRH, from the exons atGTTGACCATCTCTGTTCTGCTGCTGCCgttgctcctctcctcccctcctgtcTCCTCGTCTCCTCTGGCCAAG gatcAGTCGGTGTGTGCCAGGACTTTCTGTGGTGCAGGACGAGAGTGTGTGTCGACCGACAGAGGAGAGCCAGTTTGTCGCTGTCTGGAG cagtgTGATGTGACGGAGCACTGGGTGTGTGGCAGCAACGGCAGGTCCTACAGAAATCACTGTGAGCTGCACAGAGACGCCTGCATCACTCACACCAAGATACATGTGGAGCACAGAGGACACTGTCTGG AGAAACCAACACAGGCAGACGTGAGCCCCA TCGTGTGTTTCCTGTCTGAtcgtgattggctgagagaCAGAGTGATCCAGTGGATTCAGGAGGAAGTCGAATCCAACAGCCTGACGTCCAACGAGACCTCAGCCAGTCAGCTCCTGCAGACGTACTTCAAG ACGTACGATGACGGGGATTCAGAGCTCGACTCCAAAGAGTTCCTGAGCTTCTTGAAGCACAACGAGACGGCGCTCAACATCACCTACTCTAATACTCTGGAGACCAACATGCTGctgag gtCTCTGTGTGTCGATGCTTTGATCGAGCTGTCGGATGAAAACGCAGACTGGAAGCTGAGTTTAACGGAGTTCATCAACTGTCTGACACCCACCTACCATCCATATGAGAGAA agtGCGCTCTGGAGGACGAGGTGTTCGAGGACGGAGCTGAAACTCGCATGGAGTgtaacaagtgtgtgtgtgcctgtggaAACTGGGTGTGCACCGCTCTGACCTGCAAtg GAGAGCACCAGGTGGAGGAGGATGTTGAGGAcggagcagaagaagaagaaatgacaGAAGAGGAGTGGAGCAGGAGAGTGGCCGAACTCAACGCTCTACAGGACAGTCGACACTGA